From the Pseudomonas sp. VD-NE ins genome, the window CCATGTCGATCCATGACTGCGGTCGACGGGTGTTGTTATTGGCGGGCAGTCTGCCGGCTGAGGCGGAGCCTTGAAGGCTCTCTACCGGCAAAAAGTTTCTTGGATGTATGTTGTGACTCATCGGTCACAATCTGGCCGACGTCCTGATTCAAGCAGGGGAGTCGGGATCGCGCAAGTGCCGTTGGTAAATTGTTCGACAACTTCTGCTGAGCGGTCGCCGGCTTAGAACAAATGGATCTCTTCGGTGCGCAAAGCGCGGTACTCGCCCGGTTTTAGCGCGTTATCGAGGTGTAGAAAACCCATCGATTCGCGGTGCAGGCGCAGGACTTTGTTGTTGAAGAAACCAAACATGCGCTTCACCTGATGGTAGCGACCCTCGACGATGCTCAGCCGCGCCGAGCGTGGGCCGAGCAGCTCCAGGTGCGCTGGCTGCGTGGTCAGGTCCTCGAAGGCGAAGTAGATGCCCTCGGCAAAAGTGCTCGCATATTGCGCGCCAATGTCCTGCTCGGTCTCGACGTAATAGACCTTCGGCAGTTTGGTCTGCGGCTGGGTCAGGCGGCGCGACCACGCGCCGTCGTTGGTGATCAGCATCAGGCCGGTGGTGTTGAAGTCCAGGCGTCCGGCGATGTGCAGGTCGTCCTTGTCCGGCTCATCGATCAGGTCGAGCACGGTCGGATGCTGCGGATCGCGGGTGGCGCTGACGCAGC encodes:
- a CDS encoding pseudouridine synthase, translated to MRVDRFLSNLPRYNRQQVRLLLVEKRVRIDGKVVSDPHSEVLEFSRVEVDDEVLQSGKPARYFMLHKPPGCVSATRDPQHPTVLDLIDEPDKDDLHIAGRLDFNTTGLMLITNDGAWSRRLTQPQTKLPKVYYVETEQDIGAQYASTFAEGIYFAFEDLTTQPAHLELLGPRSARLSIVEGRYHQVKRMFGFFNNKVLRLHRESMGFLHLDNALKPGEYRALRTEEIHLF